A region from the Dehalococcoides mccartyi CG5 genome encodes:
- the thyX gene encoding FAD-dependent thymidylate synthase gives MEYNVEVKLLAITPDAENLAEQAGRLCYASGNKLGSSQDWLQTRIKQGHESLLEHVSATFYIKASRVVTHELVRHRIGSYSQRSQRYVKENQAEFITPPEIAEEDSAKLALFNQAMESAWDSYRKLLEAGIKPEIARYVLPNACATEIICTWNFRELRHILKLRTAPSAQPEMRVVANLIQEILKKEAPKIFGDL, from the coding sequence ATGGAATATAACGTAGAAGTAAAACTGCTGGCCATTACTCCGGATGCCGAAAATCTGGCAGAACAAGCCGGACGATTGTGTTACGCCAGCGGCAATAAACTTGGCAGCAGCCAGGACTGGCTTCAGACACGCATCAAACAAGGGCACGAAAGCCTGCTTGAGCATGTTTCGGCCACTTTTTATATAAAGGCCTCACGGGTGGTTACCCATGAGCTGGTCAGACACCGTATTGGCAGTTACTCCCAGCGAAGCCAGCGTTACGTTAAGGAAAATCAGGCCGAGTTTATCACCCCGCCTGAAATTGCCGAAGAAGACAGTGCCAAACTGGCGCTGTTCAATCAGGCTATGGAAAGCGCCTGGGATTCCTACCGCAAACTGCTGGAAGCGGGCATAAAGCCGGAAATAGCCCGTTACGTACTGCCCAATGCCTGTGCCACCGAGATTATCTGCACCTGGAATTTCCGCGAACTGCGGCATATTTTGAAACTGCGCACTGCCCCGTCCGCCCAGCCGGAAATGAGGGTAGTCGCTAACCTAATCCAAGAGATACTGAAAAAAGAAGCCCCCAAGATATTCGGAGACCTATAA